From Drosophila virilis strain 15010-1051.87 chromosome X, Dvir_AGI_RSII-ME, whole genome shotgun sequence, the proteins below share one genomic window:
- the up gene encoding troponin T, skeletal muscle isoform X11, with protein sequence MSDDEEYTGEGDPEFIKRQDQKRSDLDEQLKEYISEWRKQRAKEEDELKKLKEKQAKRKISRAEEEQKMAQRKKEEEERRVREAEEKKQREIEEKRMRLEEAEKKRQAMLQAMKDKDKKGPNFTIAKKETGVLGLSSAAMERNKTKEQLEEEKKISLSFRIKPLAIEGLGEQKLREKAQELWELIVKLETEKYDLEERQKRQDYDLKELKERQKQQLRHKALKKGLDPEALTGKYPPKIQVASKYERRVDTRSYDDKKKLFEGGWDEITKDVNEKIWNEKKEQYTGRQKSKLPKWFGERPGKKAGEPETPEGEEDAKADEDIVEDEDEVEEEVVEEEDEEAEEDEEEEEEEEEEEEEEEEEEEEEEEEEE encoded by the exons ATGTCCGACGATGAGGAATACAC AGGTGAGGGCGATCCAGAGTTCATCAAGCGTCAGGACCAGAAGCGCTCCGATCTCGATGAACAGCTGAAAGAATACATCAGCGAATGGCGCAAACAGAGAGCCAAGGAGGAGGATGAGCTGAAGAAACTGAAGGAGAAGCAGGCCAAGCGCAAGATCTCGCGTGCCGAGGAGGAGCAAAAGATGGCCCAGCGCAAGAAGGAGGAGGAAGAGCGTCGCGTCCGCGAGGCTGAAGAGAAGAAGCAGCGCGAAATTGAAGAGAAGCGCATGCGTCTCGAGGAAGCCGAAAAGAAGCGTCAAGCCATGTTGCAGGCCATGAAGGACAAGGACAAGAAGGGACCCAACTTCACCATTGCCAAGAAGGAGACAGGCGTg TTGGGACTGTCGTCCGCCGCCATGGAACGTAACAAGACTAAGGAACAATTGGAGGAGGAGAAGAAGATCTCGTTGTCGTTCCGCATTAAGCCCCTCGCTATCGAAGGCTTAGGCGAGCAGAAGCTGCGTGAGAAGGCCCAGGAACTGTGGGAGCTCATCGTCAAATTGGAAACTGAGAAGTATGACTTGGAAGAAAGGCAGAAACGTCAGGACTACGAT TTGAAAGAGCTGAAGGAAAGACAGAAGCAACAGCTCAGGCACAAAGCCTTGAAGAAGGGTCTCGACCCAGAAGCTTTGACTGGCAAATACCCG CCCAAGATTCAAGTCGCCTCCAAATATGAGAGACGTGTGGATACCCGCTCATATGACGACAAGAAGAAGCTCTTCGAGGGT GGCTGGGATGAGATCACCAAGGATGTAAACGAGAAGATCTGGAACGAGAAGAAGGAACAATACACCGGCCGCCAAAAAT CCAAACTGCCAAAGTGGTTCGGAGAACGACCAGGCAAGAAGGCCGGTGAGCCCGAGACACCCGAGGGCGAGGAGGATGCCAAGGCCGATGAGGACATCGTCGAAGATGAAGATGAGGTCGAGGAGGAGGTCGTCGAGGAGGAAGACGAGGAGGCCGAGGAAGATGAGgaagaagaggaggaggaagaggaggaagaggaagaggaggaagaagaagaagaggaagaagaggaggaagaagaataa
- the up gene encoding troponin T, skeletal muscle isoform X8: protein MSDDEEYTSEEEEVVEETREETGEGDPEFIKRQDQKRSDLDEQLKEYISEWRKQRAKEEDELKKLKEKQAKRKISRAEEEQKMAQRKKEEEERRVREAEEKKQREIEEKRMRLEEAEKKRQAMLQAMKDKDKKGPNFTIAKKETGVLGLSSAAMERNKTKEQLEEEKKISLSFRIKPLAIEGLGEQKLREKAQELWELIVKLETEKYDLEERQKRQDYDLKELKERQKQQLRHKALKKGLDPEALTGKYPPKIQVASKYERRVDTRSYDDKKKLFEGGWDEITKDVNEKIWNEKKEQYTGRQKSKLPKWFGERPGKKAGEPETPEGEEDAKADEDIVEDEDEVEEEVVEEEDEEAEEDEEEEEEEEEEEEEEEEEEEEEEEEEE from the exons ATGTCCGACGATGAGGAATACAC TTCCGAAGAGGAGGAGGTTGTCGAGGAGACCAGAGAGGAGAC AGGTGAGGGCGATCCAGAGTTCATCAAGCGTCAGGACCAGAAGCGCTCCGATCTCGATGAACAGCTGAAAGAATACATCAGCGAATGGCGCAAACAGAGAGCCAAGGAGGAGGATGAGCTGAAGAAACTGAAGGAGAAGCAGGCCAAGCGCAAGATCTCGCGTGCCGAGGAGGAGCAAAAGATGGCCCAGCGCAAGAAGGAGGAGGAAGAGCGTCGCGTCCGCGAGGCTGAAGAGAAGAAGCAGCGCGAAATTGAAGAGAAGCGCATGCGTCTCGAGGAAGCCGAAAAGAAGCGTCAAGCCATGTTGCAGGCCATGAAGGACAAGGACAAGAAGGGACCCAACTTCACCATTGCCAAGAAGGAGACAGGCGTg TTGGGACTGTCGTCCGCCGCCATGGAACGTAACAAGACTAAGGAACAATTGGAGGAGGAGAAGAAGATCTCGTTGTCGTTCCGCATTAAGCCCCTCGCTATCGAAGGCTTAGGCGAGCAGAAGCTGCGTGAGAAGGCCCAGGAACTGTGGGAGCTCATCGTCAAATTGGAAACTGAGAAGTATGACTTGGAAGAAAGGCAGAAACGTCAGGACTACGAT TTGAAAGAGCTGAAGGAAAGACAGAAGCAACAGCTCAGGCACAAAGCCTTGAAGAAGGGTCTCGACCCAGAAGCTTTGACTGGCAAATACCCG CCCAAGATTCAAGTCGCCTCCAAATATGAGAGACGTGTGGATACCCGCTCATATGACGACAAGAAGAAGCTCTTCGAGGGT GGCTGGGATGAGATCACCAAGGATGTAAACGAGAAGATCTGGAACGAGAAGAAGGAACAATACACCGGCCGCCAAAAAT CCAAACTGCCAAAGTGGTTCGGAGAACGACCAGGCAAGAAGGCCGGTGAGCCCGAGACACCCGAGGGCGAGGAGGATGCCAAGGCCGATGAGGACATCGTCGAAGATGAAGATGAGGTCGAGGAGGAGGTCGTCGAGGAGGAAGACGAGGAGGCCGAGGAAGATGAGgaagaagaggaggaggaagaggaggaagaggaagaggaggaagaagaagaagaggaagaagaggaggaagaagaataa
- the up gene encoding troponin T, skeletal muscle isoform X1 encodes MSDDEEYTSSEEEEVVEETREETKPPQTPAEGEGDPEFIKRQDQKRSDLDEQLKEYISEWRKQRAKEEDELKKLKEKQAKRKISRAEEEQKMAQRKKEEEERRVREAEEKKQREIEEKRMRLEEAEKKRQAMLQAMKDKDKKGPNFTIAKKETGVLGLSSAAMERNKTKEQLEEEKKISLSFRIKPLAIEGLGEQKLREKAQELWELIVKLETEKYDLEERQKRQDYDLKELKERQKQQLRHKALKKGLDPEALTGKYPPKIQVASKYERRVDTRSYDDKKKLFEGGWDEITKDVNEKIWNEKKEQYTGRQKSKLPKWFGERPGKKAGEPETPEGEEDAKADEDIVEDEDEVEEEVVEEEDEEAEEDEEEEEEEEEEEEEEEEEEEEEEEEEE; translated from the exons ATGTCCGACGATGAGGAATACAC CAGTTCCGAAGAGGAGGAGGTTGTCGAGGAGACCAGAGAGGAGAC AAAACCACCTCAGACACCAGCCGA AGGTGAGGGCGATCCAGAGTTCATCAAGCGTCAGGACCAGAAGCGCTCCGATCTCGATGAACAGCTGAAAGAATACATCAGCGAATGGCGCAAACAGAGAGCCAAGGAGGAGGATGAGCTGAAGAAACTGAAGGAGAAGCAGGCCAAGCGCAAGATCTCGCGTGCCGAGGAGGAGCAAAAGATGGCCCAGCGCAAGAAGGAGGAGGAAGAGCGTCGCGTCCGCGAGGCTGAAGAGAAGAAGCAGCGCGAAATTGAAGAGAAGCGCATGCGTCTCGAGGAAGCCGAAAAGAAGCGTCAAGCCATGTTGCAGGCCATGAAGGACAAGGACAAGAAGGGACCCAACTTCACCATTGCCAAGAAGGAGACAGGCGTg TTGGGACTGTCGTCCGCCGCCATGGAACGTAACAAGACTAAGGAACAATTGGAGGAGGAGAAGAAGATCTCGTTGTCGTTCCGCATTAAGCCCCTCGCTATCGAAGGCTTAGGCGAGCAGAAGCTGCGTGAGAAGGCCCAGGAACTGTGGGAGCTCATCGTCAAATTGGAAACTGAGAAGTATGACTTGGAAGAAAGGCAGAAACGTCAGGACTACGAT TTGAAAGAGCTGAAGGAAAGACAGAAGCAACAGCTCAGGCACAAAGCCTTGAAGAAGGGTCTCGACCCAGAAGCTTTGACTGGCAAATACCCG CCCAAGATTCAAGTCGCCTCCAAATATGAGAGACGTGTGGATACCCGCTCATATGACGACAAGAAGAAGCTCTTCGAGGGT GGCTGGGATGAGATCACCAAGGATGTAAACGAGAAGATCTGGAACGAGAAGAAGGAACAATACACCGGCCGCCAAAAAT CCAAACTGCCAAAGTGGTTCGGAGAACGACCAGGCAAGAAGGCCGGTGAGCCCGAGACACCCGAGGGCGAGGAGGATGCCAAGGCCGATGAGGACATCGTCGAAGATGAAGATGAGGTCGAGGAGGAGGTCGTCGAGGAGGAAGACGAGGAGGCCGAGGAAGATGAGgaagaagaggaggaggaagaggaggaagaggaagaggaggaagaagaagaagaggaagaagaggaggaagaagaataa
- the up gene encoding troponin T, skeletal muscle isoform X12, whose amino-acid sequence MSDDEEYTGEGDPEFIKRQDQKRSDLDEQLKEYISEWRKQRAKEEDELKKLKEKQAKRKISRAEEEQKMAQRKKEEEERRVREAEEKKQREIEEKRMRLEEAEKKRQAMLQAMKDKDKKGPNFTIAKKETGVLGLSSAAMERNKTKEQLEEEKKISLSFRIKPLAIEGLGEQKLREKAQELWELIVKLETEKYDLEERQKRQDYDLKELKERQKQQLRHKALKKGLDPEALTGKYPPKIQVASKYERRVDTRSYDDKKKLFEGGYNTVYAENLEKTWQEKQERFTQRTKSKLPKWFGERPGKKAGEPETPEGEEDAKADEDIVEDEDEVEEEVVEEEDEEAEEDEEEEEEEEEEEEEEEEEEEEEEEEEE is encoded by the exons ATGTCCGACGATGAGGAATACAC AGGTGAGGGCGATCCAGAGTTCATCAAGCGTCAGGACCAGAAGCGCTCCGATCTCGATGAACAGCTGAAAGAATACATCAGCGAATGGCGCAAACAGAGAGCCAAGGAGGAGGATGAGCTGAAGAAACTGAAGGAGAAGCAGGCCAAGCGCAAGATCTCGCGTGCCGAGGAGGAGCAAAAGATGGCCCAGCGCAAGAAGGAGGAGGAAGAGCGTCGCGTCCGCGAGGCTGAAGAGAAGAAGCAGCGCGAAATTGAAGAGAAGCGCATGCGTCTCGAGGAAGCCGAAAAGAAGCGTCAAGCCATGTTGCAGGCCATGAAGGACAAGGACAAGAAGGGACCCAACTTCACCATTGCCAAGAAGGAGACAGGCGTg TTGGGACTGTCGTCCGCCGCCATGGAACGTAACAAGACTAAGGAACAATTGGAGGAGGAGAAGAAGATCTCGTTGTCGTTCCGCATTAAGCCCCTCGCTATCGAAGGCTTAGGCGAGCAGAAGCTGCGTGAGAAGGCCCAGGAACTGTGGGAGCTCATCGTCAAATTGGAAACTGAGAAGTATGACTTGGAAGAAAGGCAGAAACGTCAGGACTACGAT TTGAAAGAGCTGAAGGAAAGACAGAAGCAACAGCTCAGGCACAAAGCCTTGAAGAAGGGTCTCGACCCAGAAGCTTTGACTGGCAAATACCCG CCCAAGATTCAAGTCGCCTCCAAATATGAGAGACGTGTGGATACCCGCTCATATGACGACAAGAAGAAGCTCTTCGAGGGT GGCTATAATACGGTGTATGCGGAAAACTTAGAAAAAACATGGCAGGAGAAACAGGAAAGGTTTACtcagcgcacaaaat CCAAACTGCCAAAGTGGTTCGGAGAACGACCAGGCAAGAAGGCCGGTGAGCCCGAGACACCCGAGGGCGAGGAGGATGCCAAGGCCGATGAGGACATCGTCGAAGATGAAGATGAGGTCGAGGAGGAGGTCGTCGAGGAGGAAGACGAGGAGGCCGAGGAAGATGAGgaagaagaggaggaggaagaggaggaagaggaagaggaggaagaagaagaagaggaagaagaggaggaagaagaataa